TATGTTTGCTTCCTGATAACAAATCTGTAAATCCGCCATATTGTCGTCAAATACTTTCATAAAACCTTGCCAGTAAGATGTCATTAATATGAATAACAATAGTTGTATTAGGTTGAAAGTACACGTGTGgtgtaaaaaatgtgcacagcAAATAGCTGTGTTTCTCAGACCCTCTGGTGATTGTTCCTCCATTTCTGCAGCTGGGATGAGTGGGTACCAGAGAGCAGAGTACTCAAATACGTTGACACCAATCTACAGAAGCAGAAAGAACTTCAGAAGGCCAATCAGTGAGTATAAACATATCACTTAGTCATTTATTGTAGGGCATGCTATGCTGTCTATTTAAAAGATGTGCACAGACGAACCATTTCTTTCAATTCGTTGATTTTCTAATTTCAGTTTGTTTGAAATTCTTACATTGTCAATTTGGAAACATTTTGGAAGGCACTATTATTCCAAATTATACCAtgggagggtgctgtttagcagatagctacCTAATTTGGTTTCCTTTTAAAAATGGTAATTCCACTTAAGGATCTCAAATTAGGGAGTCATCTACCAAACACATCTGAATTgtcaaaataataaattatatgatctttcagctgtttagcagataactatGCTACGTGGGACTGCAATattaagggagctatctactaaacagaactCTAATTTAATATGCTTGAATATGGCAGTACTGCGTTAGGGAGCAGTCTACTAAACGGCTCCCTCATATAAAGGTACTAATTTAGGGAGctgttgtgtttagtagataccaATAAAATTCCAATTCACAATTAGGGGACTGTCTACTACACAGCTGAAAAAAGCACTTTTTCTTTTCCTGTTTCAATTGCTTAGTGAAGTACCTAACTAGCTATCCTTATGAAAATTAATTGATCCAAAATCATTTTCTGTTTGTAAAGTTTTCAGAAATTTGTATGCTTCTGATTTCAGGGGAATTGCACACATTTAATATCTGTGCCTAGTCCTTATGAGAATAGCAGGCTTTCTATTCCAAAGGCTCAGGCTCTGACCCAGTGActtatttaaaattgttattgCAGGGATCAGTATGCAGAAGGGAAGAtgagagctgcagctccaggaaaGAAGACTGCTGCGCTTCAACAGAAAAATGTAGAAGTGTAAGGTTTCATGGCTATCAATATATAGTTTTGGGTTTCTATTTacaattttaattgttttattattggGTGGGGTCCTTTCAAATGTCACAATTGTGCTGTAGTATACTGCTCAAGATGTAAATCTTAGAAGTAAAAATAAGACCTGTTGGTtgtagtgttattgtgtgtacTAAATAATGTGGATAAATGAACGTTcttagggttattcaccaaagtctaAATTGTCTTTGGTTCATAgtgcattttaaaaatgttttggtcCTTATAGCTGGATTAGAAAAAAATTCTATCAGTTCTGTTTTCAGCGTGGTGATTTTGACCTAAAACTGGCAATTGGCCCTAAATGCTTATTTATACCGTAGAATATAACTGTAGGTATATCACTTCATATTTACATTATCAGTTAGGACAATAGCGCTGTATCATTGTTAGGCGATAGAATTTGTGTGTACAGCACTGTAAACAGACCAGTGTCGGACCTGATGAGACTTGACTGGTGATGATATGCATTTACCAAATGTCTAGCGTTAAACTGGATGTCTTTGTCTTCtaggaaaacaaaaaagaacaagCAAAAAGGTACGTTCATTACAACTTTTATGTCTTTAACATATGTTTCTGACCTGTCTAGAGAAGATCTTAGTAGGCATTCAATTATATCACTCTTTTAGCACTATCTTGACTTGATTTAAGTCATCCCATGAAAAAGTAGGCGGCCAGTATTGTCTAATCTGCTTTTATCTGTCTACAGCACCAGGGAGTGGGGAAGGTAGTAGCACCAGCGAGGCGCCCCAGCCTCCACGCAAGAAACGGGCGCGTGTTGATCCCACCGTAGAGAGCGTGAGTATCTCTGCAACACATACTGATTAGTTGTTAGTAACAGTAGTCCAAACTATTTCGGTGGAAAGGGACCGTTTAATCTGTGAAATGCACGCATGACTTAAATAAATTGCACAAAACAATCTCTGGTACTTGGCACAAAGATTCAAAATTGGAAGTTAAATTCTAgttgtttaaataccctgccaaCTGTTCTTCACTTTAGCCCTTTGCACTCTTGGCACTTTAAGAAAAGGGGGGTGGGCTTTAGTTTGAAATGGCTTtatttatatatcaatatatatcaatttcatcaataaaaaatatattgattgtTTGGACAAGTAGTATATTCTCAGCTTGATCTCTAAAATGAAACCGAATTCACCAAAGCAGTTTTACAATCCAAATCTCTACACTCTGCAATCTGTAACACCGTCGCTGGGGTGTTGTATGGGAAAGCTTTGGAATCATTTTGCTAAAAACTGCTGCTGAAAGGCATCATTCTCTTTAAATTTGCTTTAATTCAATCTGAAACAAACTTCTAGATGCCCACGTTGCAGCATTAAAGACAAATTCTTCAGTACCTGAACCTTATTTGCTGGATGTGTATTGTAAAAATGAATCAAAGCATGGTAACCTTTTTAAGTCCAAATCGAAATGTTCCTGTGGAGGATCCTTACCTAGTTCATGTTTATTTACATTATCAGAGGGCTTGGGTTTTCCATAGAATAtttctaaatgttgattttagacAAAAACGTTTCAACCTTCTCTTATTAGAGTAAGAGTTCCATTGGCTATTCTTGGTTCACATGGACAAAAGCCACAAATAAGTCAATTACAAAAATATTCTCAAGTAATGGATCTTCTCTCCCTGGGGGTCAAGAATGGCAATGTGGTAATGAAAGGGTCAATTTGTGACAACTGTTTAGACATCCTCACTAAGGATGAGCCCAGGGCCATGGGTTGGGCTGCCCATATTTTAGAACTGGTCTTTGGgaccaaaacaaaaatatttttcaatttaaAGACCAGTACATTCAGGTTACACTGTATATTTGAATTGACCAGGAGGAACCAATCAGGTTCTCTTGTTCTAAAATGTAGAATTTCACGCAGCTAACATCAAGTGAAAAGACAACTTGGCAGattagtagttctggtgtcccTTCAAGCACTGTTTAATGGTTGAGTGTGAAAAGATTATGGGTGTTTAGTTGCATagttgagggaggggggtgagtgtTACAGGGCTAGGAAGAGTTGagtgtggcagagctgtggggggggggggggaatatttgAGTGTGGCAAGGTGAAGGGAGTTGATAGCATCTGTGTGGTGGGCTGACAATGTATGTGGAAGGTGACATGTAAAGTGTGACCTGCCTCCCCACActacccaatttaaaaaaaataataataatgaaatgcaGTAATCTATTCCCTGGTGGGATAGCTCTTGTCTGCAGATCCTCCGGGTCCAGAGTTCTACACAGAGGTAGAGATCTCTGCCGTGATAGTGTAATTAGGAATACCACTCTTCAAGTTAAGCTTGTTAATTTAGATTAGTTGTACTACCTCTCCCTGTATGGCAGagaatctttttaatttttaatattttgttttgtgagtTATTTTTATTGCAATCGAAAAGCAAAGAAAACTGATAAGGCAATGGGGCACGCAGGTCCTCTGCAAAAAGCCGATCACATAATGTTGTATTTTCCAGTTTTGTGGCCTCGCAGGGCCATTAAAGTAATATCCTGTTACAAATGCGGACTTGCAGGTCTATTAGATTAACCTAATGCAGGATGTAAAATAATGTTGGGTTACTGTTGTGAAGCTTCTTGTTATGAGGCAAACATTCCATATGAACATACAAGTAACTCTCTCTCTCAAAAAAAGTGGTAGTTGGAAGCCATTGGCCAAACACCTGCATCTCCGAACACCCTACTGTCACATTCACCCGACTTACTCAGCCACTCAGAAGTGAGTGGTCAACTCAACCCAAACTGGGGAGCTGCTAGGCGAGGCCCCACGTTCCTCCGAAAGGCCTGGTAGTTGCCTTTAGGTTAAGTCTCTGAAAGTCTACCTGGTAAACTACAGTAACCAGTGCATCCATATGTCTACGTAGGTCCGAGAACGGTCCTGGGCCGTGAACGTCAGGTCCTCTGGTTTAATAAACTGCAAGAATTACGTAGACCAAACTGTCAACGGGGGAGGCCTCTGTTGTATCATTTGTTTAATGTCACAAGATGGCTGAACAGGGTTTATGCAGTTGAATAAAGTGTAATCGCATGAATTTAAAAGAAATTGCACCTGGTGGTTTTGCAGGGTCACCTTACATTTTAACTGCTTAAATTCTGCAATGCCAAAATGGGACTTTGCCTGGAGATCCAATTGCAGCATTCTTAGGAGTGGGAGAATTTTTCTGCAAATGCTTAAGATAAAAATAATCTTGCAGAAGTAAATGGTTTTGGAGAGATTAGTTGTTAAAAGGCAGAATAGAAGTATTTCTCAGCAAGTTGTATTCTGCAGTAATAAGCTAGTGTGTTGTCTGTCATGCTGCACATTTTATTCACTGAAAGTGATGGGGCTTCTAAAACATGAACCTTTAAGATCAGTCTCTTGTTTCTTCCTCTGGTCTTGCATAGATTAAACATAACTGGAAATCTCAATATTttggacttatttttttttttttttttaggaggagACTTTTATGAACAGGGTTGAGGTGAAAGTGAAAATTCCTGAGGAGTTGAAACCTTGGCTTGTGGATGACTGGGATCTCATCACACGGCAGAAGCAGGTATATAGAATGGAAATGTTTTGACTTgcatggttaaaactagagggacttaATACCCAGACCACACCATTGAGATAAAGGGACTCTAGATGCACCCAGAGCACTTTAGTGTGTATTTCCAGTTTATGTAAAAATAAAGCTCCATGTGCAGTACCTAACTGATGCGGTCCATTAAATAGAATTAATTTACAAATGTCTTGGTTTTGTTTGTGCATTTATAAAGAGTGAGTAATTGTTTTACACTTTGCTCTCAATATATTGGACTTCCAGAACTAGAAGTCTCAAAACAAACCTTAAACGTGTGCATGGACATTGTACGTTATGCCTTGCCTTCACATTTGTGCATTCTGTCTAATATTGTGGTACATGCTTACACACAACTTTATGTCCAATAAAGGTCTATTCCAAAAGATTGGAAATGTAGGGATAAAAGGAACTAGAAATCTGAGATCAACATATCCATTTCAGTAAGATTCATAGACTACACAAGTGATCCCAGACCTATATTCATTATTTACCAGACTGTCACCTAATGTTTTGCTTATAAATTGAGTAAAACGCCAGTTTGCCGCTCTCCGCTATTGGACTGGCAGTGTGGTAATGTTTATCTGTAACTGTTCTACCACTCTTATTTTGCCTCTCCCTTTAGCTCTTTAATCTTCCTGCCAAGAAAAATGTGGAAGCTATTCTAGAAGATTATGCTACATACAAGAAATCACGTGGCAATACCGATAACAAGTAAGATTTTCCTGTTTTGAgtacatctactaaacagatcTCTAGTCTATtgactgtttttaaaaaataagatcCTCTTATTTTGTTCATGAGATTCTGGTGACATACTTTTTGCATCTTTCTCAGGGAATATGCTGTGAATGAGGTTGTGGCTGGAATAAAGGAATATTTTAATGTCATGCTGGGCACGCAACTGCTCTACAAATTTGAACGCCCTCAGTATGCCGACATTTTGGCAGATCACCCTGATGCTCCGATGTCTCAGGTTTATGGTGCACCTCATCTTTTGCGTCTATTTggtgagttttgtttttttttatttattttttggcccagcgcttttttaatttattttttcctcctcTAAAGAGTTGATAGCGACCCATATAGTACAGTATGAAGTGCTTGCCCCACATAGTGCAACAAACTACAAATCTTGGTCAGCCCAGATTGAACACATTTCTAGacttgttatttatttaatagaaTTGTGCATTCATTGCttatgtaatgcagtgtttgtgaatTTTAACTTCGTGTCATCTGTTTACTATTTCTTTTAGTTCGCATTGGAGCAATGTTATCCTACACTCCATTAGACGAAAAGAGTCTGGCCCTGCTACTCAACTATCTGCATGATTTCCTAAAGTGAGTAAAATCAATATTCGCTCGTTATTTCTCATGTGCACCAGTTTCAAGTAGAGTCAGGGTGAGGTACTGAAAgcttttacattatttatttcccTCCAGTGTAGATTTGGCTAGTCAAAGGCTTGAATTCAGAACTAGTGCTGTAGTCTGTCTGTATTTCTATTAAGTATTAAACAGTATACTtttaaattttagtttttttttattaaatgtatcttGGCACACTAGTCATACTTAAGTTGTTCTTTGGCAATGATAGTGGTAGAACCCAACTGATCTGGACAGGTGCATCCCTTTAAAAAGATACCCAGCAACTGACAGTTGGCTTAGTGATTCTAAATGCATTGTAGACCTCTTTTGTCAACTTAATGTCTGTATAATTAAAAACTAAAGAATAATTTGCCAGCTGCTGCAATCGAACATGTTTGGGAACAGGTCAGAAATTAATGTTAAGAACTATTGATTACAGGATAAATTCTAGGGCAAAAATATAATTAGCTGTGGATATAGTAAATTTTTATTAATGCTGTGGATGtttcaaacaaaaacaaatcttgcTGATGAAAAATGTAAGCATTGTCAGCATcatgttaaattaattttaatgcaATTAATAGTGTATCTAACAATTTAATTTTTCTCTCCCTCAGGTATTTGGCCAAAAATTCCTCTATGCTGTTTAGTGCAAGTGACTATGAGGTGGCACCCCCAGAATACCACAGGAAGGCAGTATAGTGTCATAAAAGGCTTCCTCTGCCTTGGACGAGGTTTTTTGCATCAGAGACTTGCTCCATGACTTACTAGAAATACCTGGAATAATTTTCATTGTGCATGTCACTGCTTCTCTACGTCAATTTGATTGGATAGAGTAAATATTTGAGAGCTAGAAAAGAGCTTGTGGAAAGTATGTCACTGAACAGCAGCTTCATTGAACTAAAACCGTAAGCAACACCCGAACTCACCCGTGATCCATGGATGTTTCTGAACACTATTACTTGCTTCCCTCAAAGCACAATGGCAGCCTTGACTCTGTAATATGATGGCTCTGCCATGGTTCCCATATGGTTACATATTCTgttttgggagggggggaatcATTTCTTTCTAAAGATTTACCATGGAAGCTTTTATGCTTTTACACCAATATGTAACAAATGGACCTTCTATTTATAGGAACAGACTGCACAGCGTTTCATAATTTCCATATTTACCTATGATTCATGGATCATTTCAGTATTCCTTTTTGGATATTCCACATTGCAGTTTCCAGGACAAACTTCATGGAGTTTCTAACACCTGTACACTTTCAACAGCTGCCTTGGCCATTTGACTCCTCTCTTCTAAAAGCTGCCATGAGCAAGCTACTAATGAGATGACCGCTGTATGTTTGCGTAAAGACGACTTAATGCTCATACAAGTGTGTTGCTGTTGCAAAATCTACATTGTGAATAGCACTGCACCAACAAACCGGAAAAGTCTCAGAGAAACATTGAAGGCATCACCCTCATATCAAATGGTGGTTgtactttttttgtatataaagcGTTATTGGGACTGCTGAGTGCAAAAAATATGTGCTCACCAGAGAATTTGAAAGAAGCAAGATAACACCCTTGGTGGATTCATTGGTGGCTTTGCAGGATTGTTGAAACTTGCTGATCAGTGTTCTACTTGAGCACTGCAGCCATGCGCCAGCCTGTTCATGTATCTGACATGTCCAAACAGTCACTGCCTCTCTTGTAACAGATTTTTGTGTTTCTACCCCCCAGGGAGGGTGTTAGTATTTCATTCCACTTATTGTGAGAACACATTATGTATATAGCTtttactttaattaaaaaaacatataaatttcCTGCTGTGGGTAAGTTGCTTTCCATCTTTGGTAGTCAAAACATTAAAAGTTTAAGTCTTTATGAATAAATTTCGTATTTATAAAGATTGCAATGCCTTAGAACTTTTATTGCAACATCTGAATGGTGCAGTGTTTGAACACTAAAAGCAATGGACCTCAGCACACAGTATGAAGGCAGCAAATTGCTATAAACTGGAAT
This Pelobates fuscus isolate aPelFus1 chromosome 3, aPelFus1.pri, whole genome shotgun sequence DNA region includes the following protein-coding sequences:
- the MORF4L1 gene encoding mortality factor 4-like protein 1 isoform X1, which codes for MAPKQDPKPKFQDGERVLCFHGPLLYEAKCVKVAIKDKQVKYFIHYSGWNKNWDEWVPESRVLKYVDTNLQKQKELQKANQDQYAEGKMRAAAPGKKTAALQQKNVEVKTKKNKQKAPGSGEGSSTSEAPQPPRKKRARVDPTVESEETFMNRVEVKVKIPEELKPWLVDDWDLITRQKQLFNLPAKKNVEAILEDYATYKKSRGNTDNKEYAVNEVVAGIKEYFNVMLGTQLLYKFERPQYADILADHPDAPMSQVYGAPHLLRLFVRIGAMLSYTPLDEKSLALLLNYLHDFLKYLAKNSSMLFSASDYEVAPPEYHRKAV
- the MORF4L1 gene encoding mortality factor 4-like protein 1 isoform X2, producing MAPKQDPKPKFQDGERVLCFHGPLLYEAKCVKVAIKDKQVKYFIHYSGWNKKDEWVPESRVLKYVDTNLQKQKELQKANQDQYAEGKMRAAAPGKKTAALQQKNVEVKTKKNKQKAPGSGEGSSTSEAPQPPRKKRARVDPTVESEETFMNRVEVKVKIPEELKPWLVDDWDLITRQKQLFNLPAKKNVEAILEDYATYKKSRGNTDNKEYAVNEVVAGIKEYFNVMLGTQLLYKFERPQYADILADHPDAPMSQVYGAPHLLRLFVRIGAMLSYTPLDEKSLALLLNYLHDFLKYLAKNSSMLFSASDYEVAPPEYHRKAV